The DNA region TGGAATAGTAAAGTCGGTAATAAGTTGCTGTATATTATGAGTGCCTGTTTTTAGTTTAGTATTGGCATCCAGATTTGGAATAACCCGAAATAATCCGGCATTACATGATTCGGAATCTTCTTTATAAATGAGTTCGTTACCGTTTTTGTCAAACAATATAGCTTCGGGAATTCTCTTATAGAAGACTTTTATGATGTCTGAAAATGCTTTCTTGTCTTTGCAAAGATAGTTGTCGCCATGCTGCATTTTATTCTGATCCAAATACATCTTGATGTTTTGGGGGTTCTCTAATTTCGGGTCTTTAAAACCGAAAATTGTTTTGCCAATTTGCTGACAGGATACAAGTGCCAATAAGCAAAAGAGCATGATAATTCTTTTCATAATTTTTCTTTTTAAAATCCTTTCTGTTGCAACCAACAGAAAGGATTTAATGGGGTTAATGCTATCTGATTGATACCGGAATAATATATGACCCGTAAATATTTGAGTCAAAGCTTGGCTTATATGCACCAGCTTTTAGCGTATAAGTTCTTCCGTCCATCTCAACGGGAATGTCATTGTCAACATGCAAGGTGTTATCAAATCTTGTTGTATCGATTGTTTGTGCCAAATCAAAACGATAATAGCTTTGATTCGAGTCCTCAATTAAATACCCCGTAGCTGTTGATTGCCGAAAGCTCACATCTATATCAACATAAGATCCTTTACAGAAACCAAATCCACCACAATCTTTAGATGTCCTTCCGATCACCCAATGGATTTTTATTCCAATTTTTGACGAAGGCGCGTCTGCAAATTTTACATCTTTGGCAGTAGGTTCCAATTTCGTTGACTTCTGCCCAAATGCAAAAGAACCCACAAACACCATCAACACCGCGAAAAATTTAATCATTGTTTTCATAATAATTTTTGTCTCCTCCAGATTTTTGGTTTTAAAGAGCAACGGTCGGGAGAGGCACGTATTTGCGACCGCTGTCTTTGGTTAAAGATTTAAGTTTTGCGAAACCGTTTGTTTTAAGCCGCCGGCTCCGCTTCTTCCGGCTATTGCGGGATGTTTTAGGAGTTCCCGCAAACTCCTCCTATTCGTAGCTACTGAATATTCTGGTCAATTACTTAATTGGTGGTTTTACATTTGGGGCATTTTCTTGAGGCAACCCTACAAGAACAGAATCCGAATCTTCGGAACTATTCCTGTTCATCATAAGGTCTTTGGCTGTATCCATATCTTCTTTGTGAAAATAGGGCAAATTCTCCTGTTCTCGGCAGCTCGTCAATGCAAACAATAAGATTGCGGCAGCGAACCATACTATTTTTTTCATGCTTTAAAATTTTAATGGGTTTAAAAAATTCTAATCACATGCAATTGCGTCTTAAAAGTTTTTCGTTTTCATCTGTGAGATTTATTTTACTCCTTTCTTCACAAAATCTGAAATAGCGAGCTCCTGTTCTTTCCGAAAATCTTCCGTGATTCCTTACCGACAAATCTATATGCCGAACCGATACCCACCAAAAGAACCGACGGAAATTTTAATGATGAAAATTGTCAAAATCAGAAAAACCATTGTCAAAAAATGAAAACCCCATCAGCAAACCACTCATAATCAGCATATAAAAAATTTCCGAGAGATAAGATTTTTTAGCTACATTTGGGTTTCAAAAGCATCCAAAGTGACGGAATTCCGCAGTTTTTTTCTCCTGATTTTCCTTTTTACACAATTGCCGTTCCTGTCATTTGCGCAGCCCGGCGAATATTTAAGCGAATATTCTGATTATCCAGCATTGGAAAAGAAGATAAAGTCTCTGGAAAATCAACCCGAACAGTCGATGGTTTATGTAGAAATGTTTATTAGGAAAGCAAAAAAAGAAGGGAATGCCGATAATATTCATAAAGGATATTTATTTGCAACCTTTAATTCCAGAGAAGAAATACAACTAAAATACGGTGACAGTTTAATTGTTTCCTCTATAAAACTGAATGACAGGAATAAGACAGGTGAGGCGCTTCTGTCACAAGCTTTGGTTTATCAGGGAAATGAAAATTATGAGAAATCCTTAGAATATACCCTTGACGCTTTAAAAATTTTTGAAGAAACCAAGAATCTTTATTTAATCAATACAGCAAAATATTCGATTGCGGAAATCAAAACTTTTCTGGGAGCTTATTCGGAATCCAATACTTTATTTATTGAAACCACAGAGTTTTTCAGAAACAATCAAAAGAGAATAGGCAATACTGACTATCGACTATATTACCTCTACTCATTACTTGGATTAATTGGAACTGAAAATCGCTTGAAACATTTTTCTGAAAGTCAGAATCTTATCGACGAGGGAAAAGCTTATGTGAGCAAAAACCGGGAGTTTTTGGGCTACTTCCCGTATTTTGTCTCTTCCGAAGGAACCAACTTCTACTTCCAAAACAATTATCCCAAAGCGATCGAGAAACTCGACGAAGCCCTGAAACTTTACGACGACAAATGGAAACACCTCACCGAAAAATTCTATATCGGCATGAGCTACTACCACTTGAACCAATACGACAAAGCCATTCCCTACCTTCAGCTGATCGAAAAGGACTATGATGAAACGGGCAAACTCTTCCCCGAATTCCGCCCCGGCTTTGAGGCGATGATCGACATCTACAAAAACAAAGCAGATAAAGACCTGCAACTGCACTATATCGACAAACTCCTGATCATCACCAAAAAGGAAAACGAAAGCAGGGAAAAAATCCGCACACGCTTAGAAAAGAAAATGGGTGAAACCGAGCTGCTCGCCGCCAAAAAGGAATTGGAAAACTATAAGAAATGGCAAAAGTTTGCACCGATTTGGATTGGAACAATACTAATTGTTGCGGGACTGTTGTTTTACCGAAACCGGAGTAAAAAACTGCGAAAAAAAATATCACCACATTCGGAAGATCATGGTTTTTCCACGACTGAAACTCTTGAAACCATTGCCCTTTCCCTACACAACGATGCGCCGTTTACAGCTGAGCCGACAGAAATTACCCCAACTACACTTCCACTAACCGAACCTGAAAGTTCTGAACCCACCGACTTTAGCAAATATGCCCCGATCCGGAAAGAAACAGTGCTCCTCATCCAGAAAAAACTCGCCACATTCGAAGAAGAAAAGCGCTTTACCTACAAAAACATTAAGCTCAGTTCGCTTGCAAGGGATTTCGGAACCAACGAAAAGTATATTTCCGCCATCATCAAAGCCGACAAAGAAAAGAACTTCAATGAATATTTGAGCGACCTCCGAATCGACTATTTCCTGCAGCTCCTCAAAATACCTGAAAATAAATTGAAGAGCATCACAGAACTTTCAGAAAAAACGGGCTTCACCAACAACGAAATGTTCCATAAGGAATTCAAGAAGAAGTTTGGTGTTTCTGTGAAGCAGTATTTTGGGAAGGATTAATCGGCTTTAAGCAATCGGCTTTCGGCTTTCGGCGGTTTAGAGTTGAAAACTAAGTTTATCGTTTTTAGCCAATGATAATTTCTCACCGATTTCACAGATGACGCAGATTATTATGTGGTTGCAATTGTTTCAGTGGTATCAAGTTTCAGGTTTCAAATTTCAAAGATCATAGCTAAAGAAGAAATTCACTCGAAGAAATTCATTCTTGAATTTCATCGCTCATCACTCATCACTCATCGCTCATCACTCATCGACACTCCAACTCACCTACTCTCCAACTCTCCAACCCTCAAACTCTCAAACCCTCAAACCCTCAAACCCTCAAACTAAAAATTATAACCGACATCCACTAAAAACAAACCTTGCGGCGGCGCGGAAGTTCCTGCTGCGTTACGGTTTTGCGATTCAATGACGGTGCGCAAATCTTCAGGTTGGATTTTTCCGTTTCCGATTTCGACCATGGTTCCGACGATGGCGCGAACCATGTTCCTTAAAAAACGGTCGGCAGAAATGGTGAATTTCAGTTCGGAACCGTTTTGTGACCATTCTGCTTTGTAGATTGTGCAGAGGTTGGTCTTGTTGTCGGTGTGAAGCTTGGCAAAACTGGTGAAATCATCGTATTCAAAAAGGATTTTGCACGCCTCGTTCATTTTGTCGATGTCTAAATCCCTTCTCCAGATTTGCCACGCAGAATCTTGGGTAAATGGATTTTTTTCTAAAGAAATGTAATATTCATAGGTTCGGAAAGTGGCGTCGAATCTTGCGTGGAAATCATCTTTTACCTTAAAGATTCTTTTCACCGAAATATCGGGAGGCAAGAAACTGTTGAGTTTGTGCGGCAGATTTTCCTCTAAAATTTGCTCCGTGTCGAAGTGGGCAAACATTTTTTTTGCATGCACTCCAGTGTCGGTTCTTCCCGCTCCCGTCGTTTTGATTTCTTCGCGAAGAATCGTGGACAAAGCTTTTTCCAGTTCTTCCTGAACGGTGATTTCGCGCGGCTGAATCTGGTAGCCGAAATAGTTTTTCCCGTGGTATGAAAATTCGATGAAGTAGCGCATTGCTGCAAATTTAAAATAAATGCCACGAATGCACGAATAATTCAGTCCAGTATCCAACTCAAAAATTAACTTGTTGATCACTGCTGCAGAATCTACAGAAACTAAAAATGCCAGGAATGCACGAAATTTAATAGTGGCAATGAATCTTTATTTCATTCGCGAATTGACTCCGTCGAATCTTCGATTTCGTGGCACAAAAAAATTCTAGCTCAAGTTATCAAAGATTAGAAGCAGTCAATGGACAAATTAGAATCTTTATCGATTTGTGGATAGGAAAATTCCCATACTTTCGCATTATGAAAATCCTTTTGCTTTCCGACACCCATTCCTACATCGATGAAAGAATTATCGAATACGCCACACAAGCCGACGAAATCTGGCATTGTGGCGATTTTGGGAATATGGAAGTAGTCGAGGAACTTGAAAAAATAAAACCACTCCGCGGCGTTTACGGAAATATCGACAACGAAAAAATCAGAAGAATTTTTCCCGAAGTTCTGCGGTTCAACTGCCAAAAAGTGGAAGTTCTGATGATCCACATCGGTGGTTATCCTGGAAAGTATTCTCCTTTAGCCAAAAAAGAAATTGCAGAAAATCCACCGAAACTATTTATTTCAGGACATTCGCATATTTTAAAAGCGATGTTTGACCATAAAAATCAATTACTTCATTTGAATCCAGGTGCAGCGGGAAATCAAGGATGGCATAAAGTGAGAACGATGATGCGGTTTGAAATTAATGGGGAAAAGATTGAAAAGTTGGAAGTGATTGAGTTGGGAGTTAGGTGATTATTCCAGCAATCGGCTTTCAGCTTTCAGCAATCAGCAATCAGCTTTCGGCAATCCGTAAAATAATGTCAACAAAAAAGGATTCCCAAATTTGGGAATCCTCCGGAAAAAAGTAAGTATGAAAATTACTACTTTACAATTAATCTTTTTACGATACCTTCTGAAGTTTTGATGATGTAAAGTCCCGTTGCAAATCTGCTGGTATCGATGGTTTTCTGTTTTGCGGCTTTCTGCAGAAGTTTTCCTGCCATATCATAAATTTCAATGTCGGCTTCTCTGTTGAAATAAACCGTCCCTTTCGAAGCCGGATTCGGGAAAACCGAGAAAGTGTTCGTGGTATTTGCAGCGCCGTTTGCAGAAAGGATTGAGTCATTAATTTCATAAATCGTCAATGTTCCGCTGATTTCGTTTGCAATCACGATATACCCTTTTCCAGTCGCACTTTCGTTTTTCGGGATGTAGGTAATTCCTTCCGCACCGTTGTCGCCACCGTATGCAGAAGTATTTCTGGTATTTTTATAGTCCACAAAAACGGGAGCGTTCGGATTGGTCACGTTATACACCATCACTCCGCCGATTCTTTCCAGTGAAATAAATGCAAAAGTTTCGTTGGCAATCGTTGCGATTGTCACTCCTTCCGGTTCCGGACCTTTTGAGCGGCTTCTGTTCTTCGGAGTATTCGAATCGGAATGATCAGCATTGAAAATTGTTGGGAAATGTTTTGCGGTATATCTTTCGAAATCGTCGCCACTGTCGAAAACAATCTGTTTCGTATCCGCATTAAAAATCGAGAACGATCTTGCTCCCACTGAATTGATTTCTTCAAATTCACTGTCTCCATCAAGGTTTCCGTTCAGGTTCGTCACTCTGAATCTTCCAAGATTATGCGATGCTTTCAACATTTGAGCTTGTGGAAAAACCGCGGGATCCAAAACGTAATTGTTTGCTCCAACTGTGGTTCTTTCGTTCAGGTTGGAAAATTCTTTTTCGTCGCCTTCATTTGCAGTGATGATGAAATTGGTTCCATTAACTTTATAAGTCGCAACACCATCCGGAATGTAGTAGGATTTTACCGGCCAGTTTGCAATCAGCACTTCACCGTTGTTGTCGGAAGCGTCGAAACCGTTCCCCGGCAAATTCATATCTTTTTTACCTAAAGCCCAAAGCGAAGTAAGGGTTTTGGTATTCAGATCAATTTCTGCAACCGCGTTATTTTCCTGGATGGTTACAAAAGCTTTCTGGTTATCGTCGGAAATCGCGATGTATTCAGGTTCCAAATCCTGGGAAAGTGTACTCGAAGCTTTTAGCTTTCTGATTCCTGAAGCGATTAGTGAAGCTTCCTGAGCGTTGAAATCGGTAAACAAAAGTGTCGTCACATTCGATTGTGAAAGTGAAGGAATCCCACCGGAAATATCAATAATACTAACCGAACCTTCCGGATCTACGGAATAATTTGCGTTAGGTTCACCTTCATTGGCTGTTAAAACTTTTGTTCCATCATTGGTAAAAGTCACCATATCCGGCAAAGCTCCTACTGTAACCTGTTTTAGAAAATTTCCCGAAGTATCGAAGAATACTACCGAACCATCCAATTGAGGATTGGTGTTTGGAGAAGCTACCGCAACTATTCCGTTTTTCACAGCAACACTGGTAATTCCTCCATAAGCATTCATATCCACCGAATTGATGACAGTTGGTGCAGATGGATCAGTGAAATTAATGATATCTAAAACTCCAGCAATCGCACTGGTTGTGAAAAGCCGTTTGGAAATCGGATCGTGAACCACGATTTCGGTGGTACTGCTGTTTGCACCGGAAGGATCGAAACTTCCAACATAATTCAGTGTAATCTGATTATTGGGAACCGGTGCCTGTTTATCGTTATCAATAATATAGACCGTCGAAAGTTGCTCTCCTGTAATCGCTGCTCCTACTGGATTTTCCAAACTTAACACGAAATATTCTGCTTGCTGTTCTTCGAGCGTGTCGTCGATAATCGGAATCTGGATATTGTAAATTCCCGGAGTTGAGGGAGTAATATTAATGGTTTGCGTCGCCAAAGTAAAATCTCCCGAATCAGCAGTGCTGAACGGAGCCGGCTTCACCACCAAATCCACCGATGCATTGGAAGGCGAATTGACCTTTAATGCAAAATTTAAAACTCCCGCATCTTCGTTTACTTTAATAAAAGTTTTGTCGAATGCGACAGAAGTTCCCGCTGTTGTAAACGTGGAAGAAGTCGTCTGTGTTACCGCATTGTCGCTGAAATCTTCGACAATATTTGGTTTTAATGCCACATAATAAGTTTGGTTGGTCATAAGATTTGTATCCGGAATCACGGTTATGACATTATTGCTAAAGGTCGTCGTGAACGCAACCACCGCTCCGGAAGCATTGCCAATTCTGAAATCCACCAAATCTTTTGCATTCGTATCGGTAATCGGCGAATTGTCGATCAATCTTACATCTTCGTTAAAAGAAATAGTTGGTTTAAGCGTGGTCGAAATGTTCGTCGCGTTATTTACCGGAGTCAAAGTTACGACAGGCGGCGTTGTATCTGCACCTCCCAATGCAGTCGCGTCCAAAGTGAAATTATCAAAACGGTTATTGCCAACATTTCCGCCAGATCCGGTTTCGAATTCTACTTTCAGCTTAAAGTTTGGGTTATCTTTAACGTTAGGAATCGCCGAAAAATCGAGCGTTAATAAAGTCGGATTTCCATCAACAGGAGCGAAAGTCGTAAATGGACTGAAATCCGTTCCGTTGGTGGAATAGGACCAAAGTTGAGTTCCAGCTCCAGAACCGGATCTTCTTGTCGCGGTTGTTACCACCACATTTTCAAAACCAGTTGTCGGAAGTGAAAACTGCAACGCTCCTCCAATTGGATTATTGAACCTCAAATGCGTTCCGGAAGGATCGCCGTTTCTTGCGTTCAGGTTTTCTACGTTAAAGTTCTGTCCGGTACCACCTGCATTGTCGATCACACTTGATCCACCGGGAACAGCGACCAAAGCAGCTCCCGAAACCAATGATTGAGTTGGAGTTGTGATCGTAGCGATTGTAGAATTGTTGTTGAAGTTCCAGTAGTGAACCAACGTTTGCGAAAACGCGAAAGACTGCGCTCCAAATACCAGCGAAACTGCAAAGAGTTTCAGCGTGTAAATTTTCTTCATAGTTACTCTTTTATCAGATGCACAAAAATCTGATTATTAAACCAGAGAACCTTTAACGCAAGTTTAAAGATTCGTGAATAAAACCTTGTTGATAAATGGTTCAGCTTGGGTTAACTTTAAGTTTCAAAATGAGACAATAGAAGAAGTTTGAAATTTCGCATTCGATTAATTGTTGGAAGCTGATTTTAAAATGAGAAAGTAGACAGCGTTTTCATCTACGCTTCATCAATTCGCTGTATTGGATCAATTTTAAAAATCTTTGGTGAGAATAATTGAAGTTTTTAGTTAGAAATTCCACCACAAAAAAAACCATTTTTCAAATCTTTAATCCTTAAATTTGAGAAAAATAAGTCATGAGAAAAAAACTCAAAGAAATGCCTCTCTACAAAAAGGCAGACGAAATCTATCGCACCGTAAAGACGATCTGCGACCTGATTCCCGATGAAAACGAATATCTTCAGCACACCAAAATGCACCTTCAGGAAAACACGATGGTCATTATGGCGAAAATCTCCGGTGCGGAAGCGGTGAATCTGTGGGACATTAAAATGGAAAACGCCGCAATCATCCGAAAATGTGCACGCGAGCTGATGGTGAGTTACCACAGTTTGACGGCTTTCGGTTTTGACGAGGCAGACTATTACCTGATTGTGCGCAAACAGCTGGAAGAATTCAGAATGTTGTTCCGGGAATGGGTGGCTTCATTTGACCCGAAGAAATTCATCGTTGACGAATGGGGACTTTTCAACCCGCCTGGAATTCCGCAGGATTACCAACAAAGCGACGAAGAAATCGACTTCTTAGACGATGATGAAGACGAGTTGGATTTCGGTTATGACGATTTTGATGATGAGGATGAATAAACTACGATTTCTAAGAGTTCAAACGCATTAATAGACAAATTCATAAAAACCACAAAAGTCACAAAAGAAACCTGCTAAATACCACCTCTAAAGAATTTCAAAAATATTTCTTAGATACCAAAAGAAAAAATCGAAGATTTTTTTGAACTTTTGTGTCCTCTTAACTTGCTTTTCTTAACTCTATCATTGATATACAGTAAGATTTTTGTGCCTTTTGTGGTTAAAATTATAATGCGTTTGACTTGCATTATTACTTCTTCCCCTTCAAACCATCATAAATACTGTGGACTAAACCATCGGCAACAGAAATTTTCGGTACGAAGATTTTGTTGATGTCGCTCCACGTCATGACTTTGGTAAAGATTTCCAGAGCCGGAACCAAAACATCTGCGCGGTCCTCCCGAAGATTGTGCCTGATCATTCTCTCATGAACGGATAGTGAACTCAGTTCCTTATAAGTCGTTTTCAAACCCGACAGAAAAAGCGGTTTGCCGTCCTTGGTTTTGCTCATCGAAAAAATCTTGTTTATATTTCCACCGGAACCGATTGCAACCACCGTTTTTTTGCTGTTGATATTCTTGCGAATTTCTTCTTTCATTTCCTTCCAAAGATCGTCGGTCACGAGATTGTTAAGCAATCGGATGGTGCCGATATTGAAAGAGTTTTTGTATTTCAGTTTACCATTTTCGTAGAAAGTAAGCTCGGTAGAACCACCGCCAACATCCACATAAAGATAAGCAAAATCTTTGTCGAGTCCTTCTGCGACGTGGTTTTCGTAAATCAAGGTAGCTTCTTCATCACCTGAAATAATTTCAATATTGATTCCTGAAGTTTTTTTCACCTCGTCAATAATCGCTTTGCCGTTTTTCGCATCACGCATCGCGGAAGTTGCACACGCACGGTAATGTTCGACATTGTAAATCTTCATCAAATCAGAAAAAACCTTCATCGAGTCGATGA from Chryseobacterium suipulveris includes:
- a CDS encoding tetratricopeptide repeat protein, which produces MTEFRSFFLLIFLFTQLPFLSFAQPGEYLSEYSDYPALEKKIKSLENQPEQSMVYVEMFIRKAKKEGNADNIHKGYLFATFNSREEIQLKYGDSLIVSSIKLNDRNKTGEALLSQALVYQGNENYEKSLEYTLDALKIFEETKNLYLINTAKYSIAEIKTFLGAYSESNTLFIETTEFFRNNQKRIGNTDYRLYYLYSLLGLIGTENRLKHFSESQNLIDEGKAYVSKNREFLGYFPYFVSSEGTNFYFQNNYPKAIEKLDEALKLYDDKWKHLTEKFYIGMSYYHLNQYDKAIPYLQLIEKDYDETGKLFPEFRPGFEAMIDIYKNKADKDLQLHYIDKLLIITKKENESREKIRTRLEKKMGETELLAAKKELENYKKWQKFAPIWIGTILIVAGLLFYRNRSKKLRKKISPHSEDHGFSTTETLETIALSLHNDAPFTAEPTEITPTTLPLTEPESSEPTDFSKYAPIRKETVLLIQKKLATFEEEKRFTYKNIKLSSLARDFGTNEKYISAIIKADKEKNFNEYLSDLRIDYFLQLLKIPENKLKSITELSEKTGFTNNEMFHKEFKKKFGVSVKQYFGKD
- the truA gene encoding tRNA pseudouridine(38-40) synthase TruA, with amino-acid sequence MRYFIEFSYHGKNYFGYQIQPREITVQEELEKALSTILREEIKTTGAGRTDTGVHAKKMFAHFDTEQILEENLPHKLNSFLPPDISVKRIFKVKDDFHARFDATFRTYEYYISLEKNPFTQDSAWQIWRRDLDIDKMNEACKILFEYDDFTSFAKLHTDNKTNLCTIYKAEWSQNGSELKFTISADRFLRNMVRAIVGTMVEIGNGKIQPEDLRTVIESQNRNAAGTSAPPQGLFLVDVGYNF
- a CDS encoding metallophosphoesterase family protein, with translation MMKILLLSDTHSYIDERIIEYATQADEIWHCGDFGNMEVVEELEKIKPLRGVYGNIDNEKIRRIFPEVLRFNCQKVEVLMIHIGGYPGKYSPLAKKEIAENPPKLFISGHSHILKAMFDHKNQLLHLNPGAAGNQGWHKVRTMMRFEINGEKIEKLEVIELGVR
- a CDS encoding choice-of-anchor I family protein, coding for MKKIYTLKLFAVSLVFGAQSFAFSQTLVHYWNFNNNSTIATITTPTQSLVSGAALVAVPGGSSVIDNAGGTGQNFNVENLNARNGDPSGTHLRFNNPIGGALQFSLPTTGFENVVVTTATRRSGSGAGTQLWSYSTNGTDFSPFTTFAPVDGNPTLLTLDFSAIPNVKDNPNFKLKVEFETGSGGNVGNNRFDNFTLDATALGGADTTPPVVTLTPVNNATNISTTLKPTISFNEDVRLIDNSPITDTNAKDLVDFRIGNASGAVVAFTTTFSNNVITVIPDTNLMTNQTYYVALKPNIVEDFSDNAVTQTTSSTFTTAGTSVAFDKTFIKVNEDAGVLNFALKVNSPSNASVDLVVKPAPFSTADSGDFTLATQTINITPSTPGIYNIQIPIIDDTLEEQQAEYFVLSLENPVGAAITGEQLSTVYIIDNDKQAPVPNNQITLNYVGSFDPSGANSSTTEIVVHDPISKRLFTTSAIAGVLDIINFTDPSAPTVINSVDMNAYGGITSVAVKNGIVAVASPNTNPQLDGSVVFFDTSGNFLKQVTVGALPDMVTFTNDGTKVLTANEGEPNANYSVDPEGSVSIIDISGGIPSLSQSNVTTLLFTDFNAQEASLIASGIRKLKASSTLSQDLEPEYIAISDDNQKAFVTIQENNAVAEIDLNTKTLTSLWALGKKDMNLPGNGFDASDNNGEVLIANWPVKSYYIPDGVATYKVNGTNFIITANEGDEKEFSNLNERTTVGANNYVLDPAVFPQAQMLKASHNLGRFRVTNLNGNLDGDSEFEEINSVGARSFSIFNADTKQIVFDSGDDFERYTAKHFPTIFNADHSDSNTPKNRSRSKGPEPEGVTIATIANETFAFISLERIGGVMVYNVTNPNAPVFVDYKNTRNTSAYGGDNGAEGITYIPKNESATGKGYIVIANEISGTLTIYEINDSILSANGAANTTNTFSVFPNPASKGTVYFNREADIEIYDMAGKLLQKAAKQKTIDTSRFATGLYIIKTSEGIVKRLIVK
- a CDS encoding Ppx/GppA phosphatase family protein, whose protein sequence is MRIAAIDIGSNAARLLINEVNEPRKGKPEFVKLNLLRIPLRLGMDVFTNGEIGAEREKMVIDSMKVFSDLMKIYNVEHYRACATSAMRDAKNGKAIIDEVKKTSGINIEIISGDEEATLIYENHVAEGLDKDFAYLYVDVGGGSTELTFYENGKLKYKNSFNIGTIRLLNNLVTDDLWKEMKEEIRKNINSKKTVVAIGSGGNINKIFSMSKTKDGKPLFLSGLKTTYKELSSLSVHERMIRHNLREDRADVLVPALEIFTKVMTWSDINKIFVPKISVADGLVHSIYDGLKGKK